The proteins below are encoded in one region of Primulina huaijiensis isolate GDHJ02 unplaced genomic scaffold, ASM1229523v2 scaffold38229, whole genome shotgun sequence:
- the LOC140968865 gene encoding pentatricopeptide repeat-containing protein At4g21705, mitochondrial-like, with protein MFDFHGTLPLGNPANKALCLLRLNPTTLGRKKKKRKSSQPFSQTITIRYSRMFNAVKGPILLSARSRYLVAFGKTLSFKIHCCSIATASAAHENAPKYSASRYRNLFSRISHVGEGREIVQALDQWVAEGGKAHSREILRTIRDLRSRKRFSHALQISEWISSNKAFTFSPGDRAVHLDLIGAVRGSQAAERYFDNLSEGERDEKTYGALLNSYAREGLLMKTLLHMQKMKHKGYASSSLAYNNLMALYKKAGELEKIPEVLSEMKTNGVAPNNFSYRICINSFGERSDLIGMGKLIEEIESQPDISIDWATYSIVAYQFIKANDKEKALTYMKKLEEKIHGDAMGYNHLISLYAHLGDKDEMMRLWISQKIACKKQINRDYITMISSLVKLGDVETAEALVEHWDSSCRYYDFRVPNILLIWYCQKGLVTKAEAMLRNIVQKGKKPTPNSWSIVSAGYLNFNNMAKAFECMKEALSVIERNMKWIPKPVEIATILEWLGDNGEFEQVEDFVQSLRTVIPVSKHMYDALIKANTRVGGDSGWILDRMKTDDIEVDEETRKMLSSTVMVTKAD; from the exons ATGTTTGATTTTCACGGCACTTTACCCTTGGGAAATCCTGCTAACAAAGCACTTTGTCTTCTACGCTTAAACCCTACCACTTTGGggaggaaaaaaaagaaaagaaaaagctCGCAACCATTCTCACAGACGATCACTATCAGGTATTCAAGAATGTTCAACGCCGTAAAGGGACCGATTTTACTGTCTGCACGCTCCAGATATCTTGTTGCTTTTGGAAAAACCTTGTCTTTCAAAATCCACTGCTGCTCCATTGCTACAGCTTCTGCGGCCCATGAAAATGCTCCAAAATACTCGGCATCAAGATACAGAAATTTGTTTTCAAGAATTAGCCATGTCGGAGAGGGTCGCGAAATTGTTCAGGCTCTCGATCAATGGGTAGCAGAGGGAGGAAAGGCACATAGCCGTGAGATATTGCGCACTATTAGAGATCTTCGAAGCCGCAAGCGTTTTTCTCACGCACTTCAG ATTTCTGAGTGGATTAGTTCTAATAAGGCATTTACATTTTCTCCTGGCGATCGTGCTGTGCATTTGGATTTGATTGGCGCAGTCCGTGGATCTCAAGCTGcagaaagatattttgataaCCTGAGTGAAGGAGAGAGAGATGAAAAAACATATGGTGCTCTCTTGAATTCTTATGCCAGAGAAGGACTCTTGATGAAAACACTTCTCCACATGCAGAAAATGAAACATAAAGGATATGCTTCATCATCTCTTGCTTACAACAATCTCATGGCACTCTACAAAAAGGCCGGTGAGCTTGAAAAAATCCCCGAGGTTCTCTCAGAAATGAAAACGAATGGTGTTGCTCCTAACAATTTTAGTTACAGAATATGCATAAATTCATTTGGTGAGAGATCTGATCTTATTGGCATGGGGAAGCTAATAGAAGAGATTGAATCTCAGCCTGACATATCCATTGATTGGGCTACTTATTCAATAGTGGCCTATCAATTCATCAAAGCTAATGACAAGGAGAAAGCGCTAACTTACATGAAGAAGTTGGAAGAAAAGATTCATGGAGATGCGATGGGCTACAATCATTTGATTTCGCTTTATGCACATCTCGGGGACAAGGATGAAATGATGAGATTGTGGATTTCGCAAAAAATTGCTTGTAAAAAGCAAATTAACAGAGACTACATTACCATGATAAGTTCTCTAGTGAAACTTGGTGATGTCGAAACAGCGGAGGCATTGGTAGAACATTGGGATTCTTCTTGCCGCTACTATGACTTCAGAGTACCTAATATACTTCTTATTTGGTATTGTCAGAAAGGTCTTGTTACGAAGGCTGAAGCGATGCTTCGAAATATTGTGCAGAAGGGAAAGAAACCAACCCCAAACAGTTGGTCCATTGTTTCCGCTGGATATCTAAATTTTAACAATATGGCAAAGGCATTTGAATGCATGAAGGAAGCTTTGTCGGTaatagaaagaaacatgaaaTGGATACCAAAACCTGTTGAAATCGCAACTATATTAGAATGGCTAGGTGATAATGGTGAATTTGAACAGGTAGAAGATTTTGTTCAGTCACTGAGGACCGTGATTCCTGTAAGCAAGCATATGTATGATGCCTTAATAAAGGCAAACACTAGGGTCGGCGGAGATTCAGGGTGGATTTTGGATAGAATGAAGACAGACGATATAGAGGTAGATGAAGAAACACGGAAAATGCTCAGCTCAACGGTAATGGTGACAAAGGCTGATTGA
- the LOC140968868 gene encoding putative nuclear RNA export factor SDE5: MKLEVPSSSSLYTDDDQNNLNYLLEAFGSVVSLEDIASAYCQAGRDIDITTDILSSKPDNTVGSSTSKTLESTESAASVYSGCSSDNLSEKAIASRLKPKRSSASMGTVSCVIGREYISPKPQANESHENHKPVKLNSDDFPVSEIWKENEVLETTSRGESMNHDMEEFLFKMLGKGFQMDMSVIHDVVGQCGYNMQTSVDKLLDLSALTLEKSDDVVRMAAGNKMEIDVDLESMQSNGKSVNSCSVSTTELTLPRGGKKNNDVQREVLNSLFKVPGKIEEKRESARPVSLQTRRSPYGQVVTKPLEETFIGEFTFITRQPVNRDDEGNNDEYEELRKAVVEYWTTMKDYYRAAVDAFTNEDNEKAQKFLEKGHFFMMKARESDEKSAQKLIGNSNGQEELLLNMHYFDPKDAVKHLRIQLTSWSGLPSLSCLKVVVGTNGEDTKEGRRKRLITKLLEKEGIPWTEEGNGWILSIRIDQIDPKKLSFANK, encoded by the exons ATGAAACTAGAAGTGCCTTCTTCCAGTTCTTTGTACACTGATGATGACCAGAACAATCTGAACTATTTACTTGAAGCTTTTGGTTCTGTGGTTTCTCTCGAGGACATTGCTTCTGCTTATTGTCAAGCTGGTAGGGACATTGACATTACTACTGATATACTCTCTAGCAAGCCGGACAACACTGTTGGCTCTTCTACTTCGAAGACCCTGGAATCCACAGAGAGTGCGGCTAGTGTATATTCTGGATGTTCATCAGACAACCTCTCAGAAAAAGCTATTGCTTCTAGATTGAAGCCAAAAAGGAGTTCAGCATCAATGGGAACTGTGTCTTGTGTGATTGGAAGGGAATATATTTCCCCTAAACCTCAAGCTAATGAATCACATGAGAATCATAAACCAGTTAAATTGAATTCAGATGATTTTCCGGTGTCTGAGATCTGGAAAGAGAACGAGGTGTTAGAGACGACATCAAGAGGTGAATCCATGAACCATGACATGGAAGAATTTCTCTTTAAAATGCTTGGAAAAGGATTCCAGATGGACATGAGTGTAATCCATGACGTTGTTG GTCAATGTGGATACAACATGCAAACA AGCGTTGATAAACTTCTCGATCTTTCTGCATTGACCCTAGAGAAGAGTGACGATGTTGTTCGCATGGCTGCTGGAAAT AAGATGGAGATTGACGTAGACCTGGAGTCCATGCAATCTAATGGGAAATCGGTTAATAGTTGTTCTGTGAG TACAACTGAATTGACTCTACCTCGTGGAGGGAAGAAAAATAATGACGTCCAAAGAGAAGTTCTAAATTCACTATTCAAGGTGCCTGgcaaaattgaagaaaaacgAGAGTCTGCTCGACCAGTTAGCCTGCAAACTCGGCGATCACCATATGGTCAGGTCGTGACAAAACCATTGGAGGAAACATTTATTGGAGAATTTACTTTTATCACAAGACAACCTGTTAACAGAG ATGATGAAGGAAACAATGATGAATATGAAGAATTGCGCAAAGCTGTTGTAGAGTATTGGACGACAATGAAAGATTACTATAGAGCT GCTGTTGATGCATTCACAAACGAGGATAACGAAAAAGCACAAAAATTTCTGGAAAAG GGTCACTTTTTTATGATGAAAGCTCGAGAATCAGATGAAAAATCTGCCCAAAAACTTATTGGGAACAG TAATGGACAAGAAGAATTATTGCTCAACATGCATTATTTTGACCCAAAGGACGCTGTGAAGCATCTTAGAATTCAATTGACTTCTTGGAGTGGCCTGCCAT CTTTATCTTGCCTGAAAGTTGTAGTTGGAACCAATGGGGAAGATACCAAAGAAGGGCGGAGGAAACGCCTG ATTACCAAGCTTCTGGAGAAGGAGGGGATTCCATGGACTGAAGAAGGGAATGGCTGGATACTTTCAATCCGAATAGACCAGATTGATCCAAAGAAATTAAGCTTTGCTAATAAATAA
- the LOC140968883 gene encoding glycerol kinase-like, whose product MSGEDVFVGSIDQGTTSTRFIIYDRAAQPIGSHQVEFTQFYPQSGWVEHDPMEILESVRLCIAKAVDKATAAGCNVDSGLKAIGLTNQRETTVVWSKSTGSPLYNAIVWMDARTSSICRKLEKELPGGRTHFVETCGLPISTYFSALKLLWLLENVEAVKEAVKRGDALFGTIDTWLIWNLTGGKENGLHVTDVSNASRTMLMNLKTLDWDKQTLNTLGIPVEILPKIISNAEIIGDISKGWPIPGIPISGCLGDQHAAMVGQACRKGEAKSTYGTGAFILLNTGEEIVQSKHGLLTTLAYKLGPKAPINYALEGSIAIAGAAVQWLRDSLGIIKTASEIEELALQVDSSGGVYFVPAFNGLFAPWWRDDARGVCIGITRFTNKSHIARAVLESMCFQVKDVLDSMNKDAGEKGEAENEKGEFLLRVDGGATVNNLLMQIQADLIGNPVVRPGDIETTALGAAYAAGLAVGVWTEDEIFSSGEKAKKDTKFVPIMDEELRKKKVDSWCKAISRTFDLADLSL is encoded by the exons ATGTCCGGGGAAGATGTATTCGTTGGTTCGATCGATCAAGGCACCACCAGCACAAGATTCATAATCTACGATCGGGCCGCGCAGCCCATTGGATCTCACCAAGTCGAGTTCACCCAGTTCTATCCTCAATCTGG ATGGGTTGAGCATGATCCAATGGAGATTCTCGAAAGCGTGAGACTCTGTATTGCAAAGGCTGTTGATAAAGCCACAGCTGCAGGCTGTAATGTTGACAGTGGATTGAAAGCCATCGGTCTTACGAATCAGAGAGAAACAACTGTTGTTTGGAGCAAATCCACCGGCTCCCCTCTCTACAATGCTATTGTTTGGATGGATGCACGTACCAGTTCTATCTGCAG AAAATTGGAGAAAGAGTTACCAGGTGGAAGAACTCATTTTGTAGAGACATGTGGTTTGCCAATAAGCACTTATTTCAGTGCTTTGAAGCTGTTGTGGTTGTTGGAAAATGTGGAAGCCGTAAAGGAGGCGGTGAAACGAGGAGATGCATTGTTTGGCACCATAGATACATGGTTGATTTGGAATTTGACAGGAGGAAAAGAAAATGGTTTGCATGTCACTGACGTGTCAAATGCTTCCAGAACCATGTTAATGAACCTCAAAACACTAGATTGGGATAAACAAACTTTGAATACTCTGGGGATCCCAGTTGAGATCTTGCCTAAAATTATCAGTAATGCTGAGATAATTGGGGATATAAGCAAAGGATGGCCGATACCTGGCATCCCGATTTCTGGATGTCTCGGTGATCAGCATGCAGCAATGGTGGGGCAAGCATGCCGGAAAGGCGAAGCTAAAAGCACATATGGGACCGGGGCTTTTATACTTCTTAATACCGGGGAAGAGATAGTACAGTCGAAACATGGGCTTCTAACGACCTTGGCTTATAAACTCGGGCCAAAAGCCCCCATAAACTATGCACTAGAGGGCTCGATTGCCATAGCTGGTGCGGCAGTTCAATGGCTTAGGGACAGTCTAGGCATAATCAAAACTGCTAGTGAGATTGAGGAGTTGGCTTTGCAGGTTGACTCATCTGGGGGGGTATATTTTGTACCTGCATTTAATGGTTTATTTGCGCCATGGTGGCGTGATGATGCTCGTGGGGTTTGTATAGGAATCACTAGGTTTACAAACAAATCCCACATTGCTCGAGCCGTGCTGGAGAGCATGTGTTTTCAAGTGAAAGATGTGTTGGATTCGATGAACAAGGACGCTGGAGAGAAGGGCGAGGCTGAGAATGAGAAAGGAGAGTTTTTACTTAGAGTGGATGGTGGTGCCACCGTCAACAATTTACTGATGCAAATTCAG GCGGACTTGATAGGAAACCCAGTTGTGAGACCAGGTGATATAGAGACAACTGCTCTTGGGGCGGCTTATGCTGCTGGATTAGCTGTTGGTGTTTGGACTGAAGACGAAATATTTTCTTCAGGCGAGAAGGCAAAAAAAGACACCAAGTTTGTCCCCATCATGGATGAGGAATTGAGGAAGAAGAAGGTGGATTCTTGGTGCAAAGCAATTTCAAGAACTTTTGACTTGGCTGATCTTTCTCTGTAA
- the LOC140968866 gene encoding E3 ubiquitin-protein ligase RMA3-like translates to MNFGSEGNGLLKQKMNSVSASATASENVNGCFDCNICLDSSNDPVVTLCGHLYCWPCIYKWLQVQNTSPDSDGQPKCPVCKSYISTSSMVPLYGRGTSPASKFEAKKRSQLDLAIPHRPPAIGTNAVLATATSVISDPNQPNHSNPFRPQNRTFHQHQYFTQPFGNYTATNIFSPTINMVSEMVFARIFGSPDSGLFAHPYSNSYHFPGNGSPRMRRQEMQLDKSLNRVSIFLFCCIVLCLVLF, encoded by the coding sequence ATGAATTTTGGATCCGAGGGGAATGGTTTGCTCAAACAAAAAATGAATTCTGTATCAgcatcagcaacagcttcagAAAATGTAAATGGATGCTTTGATTGCAACATTTGTTTAGATTCATCTAACGACCCTGTAGTCACACTTTGCGGACATCTATACTGTTGGCCATGCATTTACAAATGGCTTCAGGTTCAAAACACGTCACCTGATTCAGATGGGCAACCTAAATGTCCAGTGTGTAAATCTTACATCTCTACCTCGTCAATGGTTCCCCTGTATGGTCGTGGTACATCCCCGGCATCCAAGTTTGAAGCCAAGAAACGTTCACAACTGGACTTGGCCATACCCCATAGACCACCGGCAATAGGGACAAATGCCGTGCTTGCCACTGCAACATCAGTGATTTCGGATCCAAATCAGCCGAACCATTCGAACCCATTTCGGCCACAGAACCGAACATTTCATCAACATCAGTATTTTACCCAACCGTTTGGTAATTATACCGCAACAAATATCTTCAGTCCAACCATTAACATGGTTAGTGAAATGGTGTTTGCCAGAATCTTTGGGAGCCCAGACTCGGGTTTGTTTGCTCATCCATATTCCAATTCTTACCACTTTCCAGGAAACGGTAGCCCGAGGATGAGGAGGCAAGAAATGCAGTTGGACAAGTCACTTAACAGAGTATCCATCTTCCTTTTCTGCTGCATTGTTCTGTGCCTTGTCCTTTTTTAG
- the LOC140968875 gene encoding thioredoxin-like — translation MAGVLETLAVPRASSLPSASLAPSAGSAASRRSVVLFSGFRGLKIQSTRSSTSPNFISKPTGRGGRVVCEAQDTAVVVPAVTDATWQSLVIGSDLPVLVEFWAPWCGPCRIIHPVIDKLAKDYTGKLKCYKVNTDDSPSIATQYGIRSIPTVLIFKDGEKKDAVIGAVPESTLTTCIERFV, via the exons ATGGCTGGTGTGCTGGAAACCCTAGCTGTCCCACGCGCCTCCTCTCTCCCCTCGGCTTCCTTGGCTCCAAGTGCCGGATCCGCCGCATCTCGCCGCTCCGTGGTCCTATTCTCTGGATTCAGAGGTCTTAAGATCCAGTCGACTCGCTCTTCCACGTCGCCGAATTTCATTTCGAAACCTACTGGCCGCGGTGGTCGAGTCGTCTGTGAGGCACAAGACACGGCTGTCGTAG TGCCTGCTGTTACTGATGCAACCTGGCAATCTCTGGTGATCGGGTCTGATTTACCTGTTTTGGTTGAATTTTGGGCTCCATGGTGTGGACCCTGCCGCATCATACACCCCGTCATCGACAAACTGGCCAAGGATTATACCGGAAAACTCAAATGCTACAAGGTTAACACCGATGACAGCCCTTCAATAGCAACTCAATATGGGATCCGAAGCATCCCAACTGTCTTAATCTTCAAGGACGGGGAGAAGAAAGATGCGGTCATAGGTGCAGTTCCAGAGTCGACACTAACTACCTGCATAGAAAGATTCGTGTGA